GGCCTGCGCCACCTCTGCACATTGCATCGGCCACGCGGTTGAATTGATCCAACTGGGCAAGCAGGATATCGTCTTTGCAGGCGGCGGCGAAGAATTGTGCTGGGAAATGGCCTGTGAGTTTGATGCAATGGGCGCATTGTCCACCAACTACAATGATACCCCAGAAAAAGCCTCCCGCACCTATGACGCAGCGCGCGATGGTTTCATTATCGCTGGCGGTGGCGGTATGGTAGTGGTTGAAGAGCTGGAACACGCGCTGGCGCGCGGTGCGCATATCTATGCGGAAATCATCGGTTACGGTGCGACCTCAGACGGAGCCGACATGGTAGCGCCATCAGGCGAAGGCGCGGTACGTTGTATGAAGATGGCCTTGCAGGGTATTGACACCCCCATCGACTATATGAACGTGCACGGCACCTCCACGCCTGTTGGCGATGTGAAAGAACTGGGAGCAATCCGTGAAGTGTTTGGCGACAACATCCCGGCAATCTCTTCCACCAAGGCGATGACGGGTCATTCTCTGGGCGCTGCTGGTGTTCAGGAAGCAATTTACTGCCTGCTGATGGTTGAGCACGGTTTTATCGCGCCCAGCATCAACATTGAGAACCTGGACGCGCATGCGGTGGGCATAAACATCGTAACCCAGCCGACCCAGCGCCAGTTAACCACTGTGATGTCCAATAGCTTTGGCTTCGGTGGTACCAACGCTACGCTAGTCATGCGCAAGTTACCGCAGTGATCCTGGTGGTGTACCGCATAGCCTGGTAGCAGTAAATAGTGCCAGGCACAGTGTTTCAAGGTGATCAAACATTGAGGTAATAAGAATAAAAAGTTAATTGCGATTAGGTTACTGTCGGTCGTGCTGGCCGGATGAGCTACCGATTCACCCTGCGTGCTGGGCTATGTATGGTGAGCACCAATACCTGTATGAAAGGCTCTATGCAGGATAACTGGGAAACCGCAGCTGCTATCGCTGCGGCACAGCGGAGGTTACTGGCCTGACTCTCGGTATTATTGCCCTGACCAAATAACTGGTCATTATCTGTTCCGCGTGTATAAGCCCGGTCATCGTGTATCG
The sequence above is drawn from the Serratia symbiotica genome and encodes:
- the fabB gene encoding beta-ketoacyl-ACP synthase I, giving the protein MKRVVITGLGIVSSIGNNQQEVRESLQEGRSGITFSQELKDSGMRSHVWGNVKLDTTGLIDRKVMRFMSDASVYAYLSMEEAIKDAGLTADQVSNDRTGLVVGSGGGSPRNQVAGSDGMRAKGLRGVGPYMVTKAMASGVSACLATPFKIRGVNYSISSACATSAHCIGHAVELIQLGKQDIVFAGGGEELCWEMACEFDAMGALSTNYNDTPEKASRTYDAARDGFIIAGGGGMVVVEELEHALARGAHIYAEIIGYGATSDGADMVAPSGEGAVRCMKMALQGIDTPIDYMNVHGTSTPVGDVKELGAIREVFGDNIPAISSTKAMTGHSLGAAGVQEAIYCLLMVEHGFIAPSINIENLDAHAVGINIVTQPTQRQLTTVMSNSFGFGGTNATLVMRKLPQ